A genome region from Falco biarmicus isolate bFalBia1 chromosome 11, bFalBia1.pri, whole genome shotgun sequence includes the following:
- the DHCR24 gene encoding delta(24)-sterol reductase yields MSPVWSLGAGLLLLLLWVRHRGLEAVLVHHRWVFVCLFLLPLSILFDVYYQLRAWAVWRLHSAPRQHAQRVRHIQAQVREWKNEGSKRYMCTGRPGWLTVSLRVGKYKKIHKNIMINLMDVLEVDTERQVVCVEPLVTMGQLTAHLNPMGWTIPVVPELDDLTVGGLIMGTGIESSSHIYGLFQHTCVAYELVLADGSLVRCSPTENSDLFYAVPWSCGTLGFLVAAEIQMIPAKKYVKIHYKPVRGLQKICEKFTEESKKKENSFVEGLLYSLEEAVIMTGVLTDEAEQSKINRIGNYYKPWFFKHVEKYLKADTTGVEYIPARHYYHRHTRSIFWELQDIIPFGNNPIFRYLFGWMVPPKISLLKLTQGEAIRKLYEQHHVVQDMLVPMKSLEKSIQTFHADLNVYPLWLCPFMLPNNPGMVHPKGDETELYVDIGAYGEPKRKQFEARASMRQMEKFVRSVHGFQMLYADCYMTREEFWDMFDGSLYHKLREQMNCKDAFPEVYDKICKAARH; encoded by the exons ATGTCGCCGGTGTGGTCGCTGGgcgcggggctgctgctgctgctgctgtgggtgagGCACCGGGGGCTGGAGGCCGTGCTGGTGCACCACCGCTGGGTCTTcgtctgcctcttcctcctgccgCTCTCCATCCTCTTCGACGTCTACTACCAGCTGCGCGCTTGGGCCGTCTGGCGCCTGCACAGCGCCCCGCGGCAGCACGCCCAGCGCGTCCGCCACATCCAGGCGCAG GTTCGGGAATGGAAAAACGAAGGCAGCAAAAGATACATGTGCACTGGCCGGCCTGGCTGGTTGACTGTATCACTTCGTGTTGGGAAGTATAAGAAGATTCATAAGAACATCATGATCAACTTAATGGATGTTCTGGAAGTGGACACTGAAAGACAG gttgTTTGTGTAGAACCTTTGGTGACCATGGGCCAGTTGACTGCACACCTGAATCCCATGGGCTGGACTATTCCAGTGGTACCAGAGCTTGATGATCTTACAGTAG GTGGCCTGATCATGGGAACTGGCATTGAGTCTTCGTCTCATATCTATGGACTTTTTCAACACACCTGTGTGGCCTATGAACTTGTTCTTGCTGATGGAAGCCTTGTGAGATGTTCACCA ACTGAAAATTCAGACCTATTTTATGCAGTGCCTTGGTCTTGTGGTACTCTGGGTTTCCTGGttgcagcagaaatacaaatgatTCCTGCCAAGAAATATGTCAAAATACATTATAAGCCTGTGAGAGGACTGCAGAAGATTTGTGAAAAGTTTACTGAAGAATCTAAGAAAAAGGAGAACAGTTTTGTGGAAGGACTTCTGTATTCTTTGGAAGAAGCAGTCATCATGACAGGAGTCTTGACTGATGAAGCTGAGCAAAGCAAG ATAAACAGAATTGGCAACTACTACAAGCCGTGGTTCTTTAAGCATGTGGAGAAGTATTTGAAAGCTGACACAACCGGAGTAGAATACATCCCGGCTAGACATTATTACCATAGACATACACGCAGTATCTTCTGGGAGCTCCAG gatATCATTCCTTTTGGCAATAACCCCATTTTCCGTTACCTGTTTGGCTGGATGGTTCCTCCAAAAATCTCTTTGTTGAAACTCACCCAAGGAGAAGCTATTCGAAAGCTGTATGAGCAACACCATGTTGTACAGGACATGTTGGTGCCAATGAAGAGCCTTGAAAAATCTATCCAAACCTTCCACGCTGACCTTAAC GTGTACCCTCTTTGGTTATGTCCTTTCATGTTGCCCAATAATCCTGGCATGGTCCACCCGAAAGGGGATGAAACAGAACTCTACGTGGATATAGGAGCTTATGGAGAGcccaaaaggaaacaatttgAAGCCAGGGCTTCAATGAGGCAAATGGAGAAGTTTGTAAGAAGTGTGCATGG TTTCCAGATGCTGTATGCAGATTGCTATATGACCCGTGAGGAGTTCTGGGATATGTTTGATGGTTCGTTATACCACAAGCTGAGGGAGCAAATGAATTGCAAGGATGCCTTTCCAGAAGTGTATGACAAAATCTGCAAAGCTGCGAGGCACTGA